A single region of the Streptomyces sp. NBC_00236 genome encodes:
- the nrdR gene encoding transcriptional regulator NrdR: MHCPFCRHPDSRVVDSRTTDDGTSIRRRRQCPDCSRRFTTVETCSLMVVKRSGVTEPFSRTKVISGVRKACQGRPVTEDALAKLGQRVEEAVRATGSAELTTHDVGLAILGPLQELDLVAYLRFASVYRAFDSLEDFEAAIVELRERRPPVQGCGTGETLEVPVPAVAAD; this comes from the coding sequence ATGCACTGCCCCTTCTGCAGGCACCCCGACAGCCGGGTCGTCGACAGTCGCACCACCGACGACGGGACCTCGATCCGCCGGCGTCGCCAGTGCCCCGACTGCTCCCGCCGTTTCACGACGGTGGAGACCTGCTCGCTCATGGTGGTCAAGCGCAGCGGCGTCACCGAGCCCTTCAGCCGTACCAAGGTCATCTCCGGCGTGCGCAAGGCGTGCCAGGGGCGGCCGGTCACCGAGGACGCCCTCGCCAAACTCGGCCAGCGGGTCGAAGAGGCGGTGCGCGCCACCGGCAGCGCCGAGCTGACCACTCACGACGTGGGTCTGGCCATCCTCGGCCCCCTGCAGGAACTCGACCTCGTCGCGTACCTGCGGTTCGCGTCCGTCTACCGGGCGTTCGACAGCCTCGAAGACTTCGAGGCCGCCATCGTGGAACTCCGCGAGCGACGGCCTCCCGTACAAGGATGCGGGACCGGCGAGACCCTTGAGGTCCCCGTTCCCGCCGTCGCCGCCGACTGA